In one window of Geotrypetes seraphini chromosome 3, aGeoSer1.1, whole genome shotgun sequence DNA:
- the PLN gene encoding cardiac phospholamban isoform X3 — MEKVQSITRSALRRASTIEVPPHAKQNLQELFVNFTLILICLLLICIIVMLL; from the coding sequence ATGGAGAAGGTCCAGAGCATAACCCGCTCGGCGCTGAGAAGAGCCTCAACCATTGAGGTGCCACCGCACGCCAAGCAAAATCTGCAAGAGCTCTTTGTAAACTTCACTCTCATTCTAATCTGTCTGCTTCTCATCTGCATCATTGTCATGCTCCTCTGA